The Chrysemys picta bellii isolate R12L10 chromosome 3, ASM1138683v2, whole genome shotgun sequence DNA window TTCAGTAAGTCTAACTCTCTACATTTCAGTATATATTGTTAATTTAAACAAATGTTTTTGCTGATTTGTAGATATTAATCATGAAGCACTTTCCTTAACTGAGGAACTAGCAAAGATATCCAGTTTTGTATTAAAAACAATGTTACCATTTTGGGTTGCTGCACTAACAGCTTTCAGGCAACACAGGTAACAGAACTGCACTATTacattttccttcattttttttccttatttcaaaatgatttttttactgTAGGCATCCATTATTTATGGAATAATCTGTTAGCTTGCAAGGCTTTATGAACCAGAAGCATTAATGGCATCTAAATGTTAGACTAGCCTCATGCAAGTGTACAATTCATGGACCTGGCATTCAGTTTTACTTGTATTTGCATTAAATTCTGTTTTCATTAGAATGCAGCATAAAGTCAGAATTAAATATTACACTTTTTTATGTGAAACCCTTGTATGAGAGAATAGCAGACCTCTTCAATAGACAAGTGACAGCTAGAATTCTAAACTAGACTTTGAAGTCAGCGTAAGAGTTTATATGACAATCCCAGAAAATTGAGACCAAGAAACAGAGCATTATAataaattaattgaaaaaaaaattgaaatctgcaaattttgcacgTTTGCGGATCTGTAATCATATGCAATGTTAGTTCTGTCTTCCCTTCCCATTATATGCTACACCAACCTGTCACATCATGTctttatttagattataagctaTTTTCTTGGCAGGGTTTGTCACTtattgtatgtttgtacagcacccagcacaattgACCCTGATCTTGATTGGGTGCCCAGTGTACCACTGTAATACAGATTTTAACAAGTGCTTATGTACAGTTATAGCTTCCACAAAGATCAGTGTgtgtttaaagaaaaatactAAAATCTTACATGCATTCCTCTTATTTTGCAGGTATGCTGACTGTGTTATACTGTTACTCCCTCAGCTGGAAACTGGACTTAGGTTGCTCTTCGCCACAGTTAATAAGTGTCCAAATAGACTGCTAACTGCTgaggtagggttttttttatgaTCGTGGTACCTTTATTATGATATATTACTAATAACAAGCTTCAAACATGTCCTAAAATAGTTTAATATTATACTTAAACAAGTAGCTTTTAGGTGGACAATATAGTTTGATCTTTTTACAGACTTCTGATATGCCTTTTAGAGTGTCACATGACAGCTCTCCTCCTTTGTTTACAGAGGTTTGAAAAGTACAACAGTATAGCATTGTCACTTGAATGTAGTAACTTAAGAATGGAAAACTGCTTATGCTGTTTTTACCTCTTTTCTTACCTTAAAGGGATGATTCCAATTTATAGCAACTCTGGTTTGTCATGGTAATTAGATAAAAATTCAATATGTAAGTGCAGTTGGTATCACCGCTTTTTGTTTCTGAAAATGGAATTACtgtgatattttttttctattgtagTCATCTTCTCTTTATACCACTTTTGATGAGGTAAGTTATCTGTAAAATCTTCTGGAATATTTGAACATGTGTTATTTCTTTACAGTAAAGTATTTATAGAATTCAAGCACAGAAAAAGATGGAATGATGTTGTTGCCTTAAATAtactaaaataaatttaaagatACTAATGCCTATCATACAAATGGACCTGGCTGAAGTCTTTTGAAAATAAAGATAATTCCATGAACTTTTTGAAGTTGAGAAAAGATTTCACAGACCTGAGGTGGCAGAGACAGAAAAATAAGACTCACTACAACATCTATAAACTCCTGGCAGCTCCTCAGTGTACACTTCTTTGTATTTTCCTCCTGGTCCTTTATCTTCTTGGTATCCCAACTCTAAATTTCCCCCATcttatcaatatttatttttcattaaagtGCTCCGAAGTGTACAGAGTATTCTAAGTGTGACTGAAGCAGTGATGTACAAAGAAGGAATATTATCTCACCAGTCCTTGGGGCTTGATACAAACAATAAATTATAATCCTTAATGAGAGATCATGACTAACGTGCAATGTTTGGTATTGATCTACATTGTAACTCCATGATTGTTTTTATGTATATTTACACTCACTTTTTAGTACTAATGGTCAGTAAAGCCTTTCCCACCATGTTGGACACACATGATGATTTTTCCCCAGTTGAGGtagaacacatttttttaattaaactgttGAGACTCTCTTACCTATATTGAATGGGATTTGGTACATTTTAGGAAGGTATAGGAGGTTAATATCCAGTATTCTACTTCAAAGAAGAAGAGCTATGGAGCCACTATTTTGGTAGTGACCATACTAAAATACAACACTTACACTGAACTTTTTTGATCCAAGATCAGCAAGTTTGTTTGGAATCAAGAGTTTCTATGAACTAGAATTCTTTCAGTCCTCTTTATTAACCCCATAAACATTGATCTATTTCCAAAGCACAGTGGTTTTGCAGTACATAAAATCAGGAAAGTAGCTTGGTCCCAAAAGCTGCCACAGAATGGAATTCAGAATCCAAAGCTGGAGAGTGCAGTATTTTGTATGTCCCTGTTACTTATTTGATGAGTAGGTGATAACTAGGTGGTAACTTAAGTTCTTGTAAACAGCTTTATTTTTTGTcactaataaaaacaaaatatgctcTTTTATCTGCATAGGATcacctgtttgaaataaatgcaaACGTACACCGAAGCAAGCAGCCTATAATAACCCATTTCTTTCCTATTTGACTCTCcaaaagccaaaatattttgttatcCCATATTGTCCATCACTGCTAAATAAAACAGGGGATGGAGATTTGGTGCTAGTTTAATGTTATGGATGGCTTACTACTATAGTCAGTATTTTTCATTTAGCTTTATAACTTTGGGTTTGTTCAACATTAAGTTGTCTTCAATTTCAAATGCTTTTTTTCTAGATGCTAACAAAACAGCTGAATGATAAAGAGATCAATCAGCTTCCTCTAATTCTTGGAGAGCCTTCAATGGTAAGTGTATTAAGTGCTTTTTATTTAGCAATACATTTATAATTGATAGTGTTAAGAGTGCAATAGATTCTTTAGACATAAGAAGATCACATCCCCAGGAGCTTACAGTCCAGTGCCCCTGATCTGGCTTCAGTATGAAAAAGGCAAAATAATACTTGGCATATAAATATAAGATTAACTAAAACAGCACAGAATTTTGAAGTGGAAAAGGAAACCTAACTTGAGAACATCTGTTTTTGTAGGGAGTTGGCTTTATTACCTGGCATCAAGAAACTCACTGCCAgcaggaattattattattttttttttatagaaaggTGGCTATTTATTATGAACATCTTGACTTTTTATTCCTTTTAACCATTGTTTATCATATTGCCATCCAGACTACTTAATTGTTTCTGATCCTCAGTTCCACTCTGCCAGAGCTATAAAGTATAGACTCAGGAGTCTTTGCTTAAATTTAGTCATTTTCAGCTATTTTTGTTGATTGTGGGTTAgtattgtggttttttttgttgttgttgttgtttttctttcacCTCTCCTCAGACCTTTCCCAAAATGGGAGTTGCCTTTTTTTAAGAGGTGTTCCTCTTGCCCCTCTAAGTGCTCCATTTCATATGGGCCTAAGTGCCTTTTGTGCCCCAAGAATTGCATGCTTATTAGGGTTTCTGTAGAATTGTGCTGTTTACTTAGTTTTGTCCACACATGATTCCACAGGAATTCCTTTGGGATTTCTTGAACCATCAAGAGGGTCCACGTGTAAGAGATCATTTAAGCCATGGAGAGATCAACTTACATGAGTTTCCAAGAGAAATAGCCAATCAGATACTTGCATTTTCAGTTACACTTTtatgcagattttcaaaagtggaggAGCTCACAGCTTTTAAGGTAGGAGCTGGTATTGTGCAAGTGGAACAATGTATAATCATTTGGATgccaaatatgattttaaaaccatttaTGGGCTACACCTTTCTTAATTGTTTTTAACCCTCAGCACCTTTTTGTGGGTGGATACTAAGCTTTAAATATTTTCTAGCATTGCTCTGTAATACTGAAATGAAACAGAGATAAATTGTCCCCAATATTGCCCTTCCTGAATTGAACCTGGTTTGTTCTTTTCACCCCTCCTTGTTAATATTTTGTTTCTTCTCACTGTACTTGCACTGCTTAATTTTTTACCTAaactatatatatttaatttaagaCTATCATTTTGTCCTCTCCACCTTGCTGTTTATCTCCCTGGTAGGTCAACTCCAAATTACCTCCAGTTTATCAGTATCTTCCATTGAAGTACTTAAAAGTGCCCACACTAAAGTGTGGCTGAATCAGTTATGGAGATAAAATCTGACTGAATACAACTATGAATGTGAACTTGGTACAGTAATGGAAATGTGGTTTTGGCCATGTACTGTATTGAGCCATGTCCTGTTGTATTATCTACCAACACATGTATTTCAGTGTTAATGGTCAATAAGCATGTTCCTCCCAATTTCCTATTGATATTTAGGATTACTTTCCCTAAATTCAATATATTAATGTAAGCTCTTTTGAGCCAAACCTCCATTTATTAGCTATAGCTCATTTTACTAGATCGTCAAGGTACAGCATGTCCTATTCCAGTGGAGATTGGAGCTTTTTTTACACACAattttatagatttaaaaaaaacaaagcaaaaaaaaaattattgaacaCCTAATATACTAATTAGTGTCTTGATCCTTCACTTTGACACATTTAATTGAACATATATAACTAGTCCCTTTTGAGTCAACGAGACTGTCTCATGTCTAAAGTTAAGCGTGTGTATAAGTTTTTACAGGATCAggatctgttttttaaaattagtacatattttatcatttatttttgtaaactAGGAGCACACAGCCATTAAACCACTGATCATCTGTGCAAATTGCTACCGTTCTCGGTTTCATCCAATTGCCCGACTTAAGAAACAGGTATGTGGATATGACAGGGAGGGTAAACAttccatacatttttaaaaaattgtttaactGTTGTCTTTTTGCTTTGATAGTCCTGAATAACTATTAGGCTTTTGAGGGAAGTTAAACTTTATCTACCCATGCAGTTTATGTTCTTTTCTTGATTGAGGCTCgagttagatattagggaaaagctttctaactataagaatagttaagtactggaataggcttcccaagagaggttgtagaatccctgtcattgaaagcttttaagaacaggttagacaaatatctgccagggatggtctaggtgtcCTTGGCCCTGCctcggtgctgggggctggactgtgtgacctcttgaggtcccttccagctctacatttctatgacttcTACAGCTACCTTTGCCTagtgaggcttttttttttttaagttggtcaAAAAAACTTTTGGaaaccatagaggtcctggattagACTAAAATTAGTAAGAGATGTCGCTCTATATTTAGGGtatcaaatgattaaaaaaatgaatcgtgattaatcacaagattaaaaaaggtttcagagtaacagccgtgttagtctgtatccgcaaaaagaagaacaggagtacttgtggcaccttagagactaacaaatttattagagcataagctttcgtgggctgtagtccacgaaagcttatgctctaataaatttgtaagattaaaaaaagtcatgattaatcgcagttttaattggtCCGGAGCAGCTTGGCCAGGGGCAGCTTCATGGCGGGGAAAGAGGCGTGAGCAGCAGTGGAGCAAGTcagtgggaggaggggcaccCCTACCCCAGAAGCACGGAGTGGTGCCCCCCTGAGCACAGTGCCCTGAGAGTAATCTGCAGATTGCAAtatgagaaccactgaactgcttgatagtctctctctctttattgaGTTGGGTCTGTATTAGACAGTTCCTTCTTACAAACTTTTTAAGTTAGTGAGGATATGAAGTACATTACAGTGATAGTACTGATTAATTCTTTCATATTAAACAATGGGGAAAGTAAGAAATGGCTGCAGTTTAAGCTTATATTGTGGCATgaacttttcatttattttaggACTTTCCACCCTTATGTCTTGAACATACATACCTTAATTGTAACTACTGAGCGAATGACTTAAAAGTTAGAGATTTTAGAAAATTTAAATAGTAAAATGGGTTGCTGTTGCAAGGTATGTCATATGGGCTATATCTTGTATTGAAGTTTGGCTTTATTAAGGTGTATTTTGACTTCCTAGGTGCTGAAGTGTATGAAGAGTATTAGTTCATGGCCTGAGCTTCCTATAGTGCCTGAAGAGCAAATTCAAGAAATTCCAGGGTATGCctgatccattaaaaaaaataatcgtaCCGTGAAACCATACTTATAAGGCGCTGTGTTCTCCATAACAAGTGGGACCTAAATTCTGCAGCAGGATTTCCTGTATATTACAGCAATCTGGTACAGCAGCCTGGAATTCTGTGGCAGCTTCGTTTAAACTAAAAATGGAGTTTTCTATTGAATTCAGCTCTGTTTTGAAATAACAGAGTTTGAGATGATTGTGGAATGCTTGAGTAGGTGTCTCACAGAAAGTTACAAGGCCGTGTAGGAGTGGGGAACAAGACTACGATGTCATTGCCATAATGAGAGCTGAAATGATGCAAATGATCAGATTGCTAGGACTGTAGTGCAAGTAGAGAATGCAGCAGAAGCCTGAAGGATGCCAACAGATTGGTGGCTGCTCCTTCCCTAAGAGATATTGATGGAGCTGCTAGCAAAGTAGAGAGGGAGCCCAGAGGACCGAAGAAGAGTAGGGATGAAGAAGGAGAGCCAatcagctgtgaagaccaaaaaaaaaaatcacttctcatGGTAGAAGCttggataccacagtgatgggagaCCCTATAAAAACAGAGATTAAGAAGAATGAGAAATTCTCCTGAATTTGACATGGAGGTGGCCATTATTGATTTTTATGAGGCAGTTTTGGAGATATGGAAGGGACAGAAGGCAGGGAACCTGAGGAGGTGGAAGATAGGAAGTCTGACTGTACATAATGAAAGTATTTGGTATGCTGCAGGATTGTGGAAAAGAAAGTAAGGAGATAGGATGATGATGCATAGGGAGGCTGAAGAGACTGAAAGAACGTTGCTTTCGAGATGGAGAACCCAAGAATTTGCTTGTAAAATAGAAGGAAAGGAGCCAAAGGATTACAAGGTAGTAGTGGGCATGTAGATAAATGGCTGTGACAAAATAGCTTTTGCTTCAATTAATTGTGTTAACATGTAAACTGTACACActtctttatttttgtaaaagatTCTGAAAGtaatttttgtctttgtttttaaggTTGGAAAGAAGTGCAGAAACTAGTCCTTGTATTTCTATGACCACAGAAATCCTCTCTCAGTTGCAACACCATTTGCCCCAGAATTGCTACATTTTAGATGATCTAATGAATAATCTTTTAAGTGAGAAGTAAGTTTAATGTTCCCCCACTCTTGAGTCTACGCCTTAATACAATTTACTTCTGGAAATAAAAGGAATGTGGGACAGTAATGAGAGCTCGCTGCCCAAGTGTTCCTTCCCTTATCTATAGAAAGCATTGTTGAAGGAACCATCGCATGTATTTGTATGGAATTGTAGTTTCCTCAGTCTAAAAGTCTTTAGGATTCAACAGAGAACTGTCCCCAGAATGAAGGGGAGAGGTTTAGAAAGCTGTTGTAATCTTGTTGCTTTGCAGTGCAACTTGAAGAAACAACCATGCTTGTATTTCAGACATGGGGAAGCAAAATAGTTACAGATGCACAAGAACTTTATTACAATAACTTGACTAAATTACCTTCAATCTGCTTTATGGTACTGTACAATACTGCACTAGAAATTTTAGTCTTAGCATTGTGATTGGTTTTACAGGTGTGCATGACATTAAAGTGTTCATCTACCTCTACATACTTCTCTACTAGCCAAACTTACATTTCTTGAGTCTATGAAGTAGAAGCTGAGATTTGctatatatttttgtttctgaGATTTCAGGAGGTCTAAATATAGCTCACGTTACTTCAGTTTCAATTTTGAAACTTCtttcatttcacatttttaaaagcccCACTTAAGAGTTTGCATAGAGTCTTTCTTTACcaccctgggctggatttgaatccGTGACATACAGTCATTTCTTCGTGATGGCTCTTCAGTGAGCTTGTTAATGAATTGATGGACTTAATCTGGTTTGTACAGGATAAGTGTCTAATTCAGTACAATAGTCAATGCCACTGATGTGAAATGCATCCTTGCTGGCAGTCTCAAAGAGTCCACTGatttaattaatatatttaaaaacaaaactgctttCCCTTCTCATTTGCATCAGGCTCATTGCATGTGGAAAGGATAGCATGTTGAAGATGGCTCTTCTGTTGCCTTTAGTTTACATAATTTATAGGTAGACTTTTGTTTTCCACTGCTGTTAATGTcacttttcacaagcactaaaatcCCTTTTAAAGCATTAAAGTAGGAGGCTTCTTAATACTGTTTAAGGTTTTTTTACACTTACGACTGTTATGTCTGGCATGGCAAAATATCTTgcttgttcattttttaaataaattatcccTTAAAAACAAACCATTTGAAGTGATGTGGCCATCAAGAATTGTGACATACTTAGTATTAGCTGACTAGCATATATAAAGATGACAGCACATGTTGGCATTTTAATATCTCTTAATGAAGCCTAATCTAGTGTGGTGTTGTTTGAAACTACAACTTTGTATTTTGTGAAATGTTAAGACTAGTTCTTGGTGTACTGCTACTATTCAGCTcatggtgttttgttttggacACCGGTCTATTGTGGACTGAACTATAATTAGTGAGAGACACCACCTGTTTCATTAGTGTATATTGTATATTTTTGGCCAGTTTTGTATATTGTGGTATTTATTTCTTTACTGCTCTGGCCTGGAATGAGAAACATTTCAAACTTCTAGTGATATGATATTACTTACAGTAACGTGAGAGAGAATACAAATCACTCATGCTAAATAGATTCTTGTTTTGGTGAGTCATAAGGAGACAGAGTAAATCCGTTTCCAAAACATCTGGATTAGAATTTTTTTAGCTCAGGCTACACTGGAATGGTTGTGAAATCTTTAAGTTTTTAAACCCTGCTAACAAAAACTGAAACAGAAATATTTCCTGTTTTATAGGCTACTGGTTGAACTCTGTAGTACGCACATTTGTACCCTGTACTGCCCACGTTCTGTACTGGAAATATTGGTTGTGTTCCGTAAGATAAGCACACAGTGCCATCAAGTGTCAGATCAAGTTATTGCCAGCACTGAAATGAGATACACACAGTGGATAAACAAGATACTGCGTTCACGACAGAGGCATAACTATCTACGAATGTTACACAGGTTGGTTacgttttttcccccttttttttggaGATGAAGGGGTAATTTTAAGAGTGGATTTAACAGAGTAACTGAACACTTCTTTCCTTTTACTCTGCGTGTGTAGGCTTCCATATTCTGCTTATACAATGTTAAAACTAACTAGGTTTGTGTGTCATTGGTCTACTTAGAGTTAAGAATCTTCCATAATTTCCATTATACACTAGTATATTAATGCAAGTAAAACTCAAACCGGAGAATAATTTATTTGGATATCTTTAACATTTTTCTCTTGTCTGGCCTGAATTATTAGGGTCCAAATAAAAAGGTAAtttaaatgtttggtttttgTAGTTTGTTCTCTTGGATGAACCTACGCactaaaaaaggaaaggagagggAAAAAGTGAAACTTCCAGTCTGTTAAAACTGAATTACAGCGGTTGTCCCCATCTTATCAATGCTTCTCTCAACATTTTATCGAGTAAGATGCTGGCCAGATCAGGAGTAATGGCTAGGATTCCATTAATGTAACACCTAACCAGCAGTGTTTCTTGGGGTCTATGATTAAACTTTATATGAGTGGGGTCAGGGAAATGAAAAttctaaaaagttaaaaataattttaattttatctgGGATTACAAATGCTAAAATGCctgagttttatatatatatatgcttatTTAATGGTGTCACTAAAAATGTGTATTGACGTAAATTATTATGTACTCTCAACCATAACCAGTACTTAATTTTTGCCAaggctgagccccagcacctctaggcttggcagttcgtagccccgggacctctgggcttgtcacatcagttatgaatgtaaaaaacgtgcttgagccccggcacctctttcattataaaTTCAGCACTGACCATAACCCTAtcttgacacattttttttccctctggaaaCTTACATATATGGCTCTTTTTTCTTGCTTGTAAATTGTTCATAGCTATGATCTTTGCTCCATTTTTCACTAATGAATCTTTCAGACTTTTTTCTTTCACTCCCCATACCCATTTTAGGGTGGAACTGGAAATCTGAAGAACAATTTTGTATTAAAAAGACCTCTGTTACAATTTTCTGCTTATTTCTAGCATTAAATTTCTGTCTCCTGTGTTACGGCTGATTTTAATGTTGATTATTCTGGAACTAATTAACATCCATACTATTTGTGAGAAGAATCCTTGTGATTATCAGCAGTATATAAAGTGAGTATATAGTAGTTGGTTAATTAAAATAAGTGAATAATATAGACTCTTTTCACCCTCCTTTGAACATCTTTGGTCTACATTATGTAGCCTTATTGAAATTGCGGTTTAACAGCATGTGATACATCAGATAGTCAGTCTGTTTCCCCTGTCTTTGCAGTACCAATTTGGGGGACAGGTGAGGGGCTCGCTAACTGAAAAGTCTTTGTTTACAACATGTTCAGCTAGCCACAGTTTCAATTTTTATTAGACTTCCCATTGGCACAAATAGGAGGATAGTCTGACATTCAAGCCCAAaattaataatacataataaacTTTTGATTTTAGCATGTAATCAACTTCATTATTTCCACTCTACACTTAATTGGAGATCACAGGCATTGTAAAGTGTTTGGCTGCCAAAGAAAGGAAATTGTAGGAGAGAACTCCTCTATATACTGTTATATTTCTATAGTCCCATAATATTGCATTTTTGTGCACTACTATGAACTGCAGTTCTGAAAATTATTGCTTGTCCCTGTCTTTTTCTCTCCACCCACCCTTGCCGTACGTAAAGGACAAGTGATGTAGCAATGATCATGTGATAGTTGGGAGACTTGGAAATCAGGAAAAAGTAGCAGCCCCAAGTTGGGCATCATCAAGGTCTGGTCTGTCTTCCTTTTAGAAAGTCTTTTAAAGAATgactttttcatatattttttatttcttgtaGGTTTCTAAAGTCAATCTTGCAGTATACTGAGAACTTGGTGACCTACACAAGCCCAGAGAAAAACAAATGGGATGAATCCATGGAGCTTACGCACAAAGCTTTGATAAAAATTAGGACTTTCAGCGAGAGAAAGCTAACATTAATGCAGCTAGCAACACAAGTGAAGCTGTCTTGAAAACACTTGGTTTCTGTTACAtctcaaaattattatttttttatgccTCAAAACTTAATGTGGCCAAAATTCTTAGAATATTTCTACTCCTTTGAGTGCAGCTTCCATCAAAATGCctttgaaagcagaatttggcattTATGTAGCGTCAGTGTTGCTGATTGGAGTTGGATAATTGCACTTCCTGAAAATGGAACATTTGTCAAGTGCACAATGAGACTCTGAGCTCTTACCTCAAAATGATTTGAAATGTATCTATTATTTAAGTGTACTATGTGCTTTAaagcttgatttttattttttatagtgtACCTGAAAATGACCAGGAAAACAACTGAAATAAATGTATTGGGAAAAATATTGAACTGAAAAAAAGCTATCAGTGTGGTGAAGCTAATATTTGGCCCTTTCCATGGCCACATGCGACCCATTCTCTCTCATATGCGCTTAAACAaatatcccctcctcccccccaacaacaacaaaaaccaacaaaaccacGTTACACATTTTGAGTTAACAGCATTTCCTGAAATCCTTGTTTGCTAATATTAGCACAGAAATGGGCGAAACttggtgtgtgatttttttttttaagtttgtttacatgcgAAAATACTAacatttttaagttctcagcaaTAAGTATTGAGTATTTTTTACACTCACTGTTGTCATGGTACCTTTTTTGATtagtttaatttttcattttatctgCTAGTACCAATCTTTAATGATTCATAGTTTGGGTAGAAATTTGGTTTTGTACATTGAAAATCAGAAAATATAAATGTTCATCTTGATCCTAAAAGTGATATGTCCTTATGTTGCATACCtcatttttatctttgtttttcaaaaattatgaaaataaatctctcttctctcccccaaaaAGAAAGGGGCCTGCATGAATTCAATAAACAAGCCATCTACCGATTAACATCAATTCATGTGTCTTTCCTAAAGGATGTAAAACAGATAAATGCCTCTTGGTCAGGTCACCATTTTTTAGTATTTACATATTTGTGCTGTAAGAGGCTTATTACAATAACAGATTgacttgtttagtctgaagaTCACTCCAGAAATGTCCTTTTCTTTTGTATTCTAAAACCATTAGCTCGGTTGTATAGAAGTATGAAGATCTTTATTGGCTGTCTGGTAACTTTGTCACTAGTGTGTGTCATTATTCTGTGCATCCAGAAAGTAATGTTTCTTTCACAATTTAATCAAAGGGGATCTGGCTAACACCATTAAAGATCTGAATTGCATTTTTTAGGAGTTATTAATCCTTCATTGAAAATCCCAGTTGGAGAACTAGTGGATCAATTATCATTTTAGTTCCTGTACATTTTATATATTCTGTTTGTCCAGGGAAGAGACACAAACTTTGGCAGTCCCGCTACATATAAATATACCCCTTCCTCAACAGTACCTGTAGCAGTATGTTTCTCGGGTGGTATTTATAATTTTGCATTTAAACATTCACTTTTCATTACCACATAGTCAAAAGGACATAGAAATTAGGAATGTTCCAAAGAAGGAAATGAAAACTAGTGGCATGGGTGTAAAAAGACAGGTTTAGAACTGGAGTGAATGATGTAGGTTAGAATTGTGATCATTGATCTAACTGGTCACTATGGTCAGGCAGTGGGAAACTTCCACATTACACTGGTTCAAGCCACTACGCTTAGTcccttcatttcatttttaaatgtaaaacagtAGTTATTACTTGCATAACAAAGATTTTAGAGACTCTGTGATCATCGTTGGCGTACTATCTACAATGATGCACACAGGTTGTACCTACACATTGCACATCTTGGCCGAGAGAACTTTGGCCATTGGGGTGCATGCATACCACTTTGCAGTACTGAATGTGGCAAACTACAGCCCTCCCTCTTCAttcttccagcctctggagcatcTAGTAGGACCTCTGCTCCTATCTTCACCAGACAGACATTCATGGATCTCATTTGGAAAATGCAATTAGTTCTGAATCAGCCATTCACTTATTCCTTACTCTGTTGGGTCTCATGGCTACATGTGTGGCTCATGGTTTCTCATGGCTTTTGCAAGGCTAAGAATGAGAACAGTAGGGCAAAgagaaagtgttttatttttcttagtcTAATTTCCTGAAAACACAGGTGCCTGTCCTTCAGACCATTTGGGCTTTGAAGAACAACATGCTAACAAGCTCTTTGCCAAGACTACCTACAGTGCGCCCATCCTCTAGCCACACTTCTTTGGAATTTGTGTGCTGGGCTTTGAGGTAATAGAAGGAACCTCAGCTCTGACCATTTAGTAAGGTGAAGAAACAACAGCAGGCCTTCAGAAGGTGTATGCATATATTa harbors:
- the ERMARD gene encoding endoplasmic reticulum membrane-associated RNA degradation protein isoform X4; translated protein: MVSPLVNNASSCINSHRNPEVHYMVCKLGFEIEDSHSVNSIVSENGEVCWRTIIELVHYRESDQNVDYIKSVQLLGPLCESVHLHLQSLTMEQFEVQYSLWFQWTNCTELLLEVFAALDSMEATAIALSLMKLTSCLERALGDVFLLIGKDCPFLLRDLLASQELAAVFGQSVMNVLRVFIGSPYGLNLRNILWHGFASPQEIPAKYCSMLLILTAGLGQLLKIYLLQTETILVHRPYIAFTNLKELDIFPDINHEALSLTEELAKISSFVLKTMLPFWVAALTAFRQHRYADCVILLLPQLETGLRLLFATVNKCPNRLLTAESSSLYTTFDEMLTKQLNDKEINQLPLILGEPSMEFLWDFLNHQEGPRVRDHLSHGEINLHEFPREIANQILAFSVTLLCRFSKVEELTAFKEHTAIKPLIICANCYRSRFHPIARLKKQVLKCMKSISSWPELPIVPEEQIQEIPGLERSAETSPCISMTTEILSQLQHHLPQNCYILDDLMNNLLSEKLLVELCSTHICTLYCPRSVLEILVVFRKISTQCHQVSDQVIASTEMRYTQWINKILRSRQRHNYLRMLHSIKFLSPVLRLILMLIILELINIHTICEKNPCDYQQYIKFLKSILQYTENLVTYTSPEKNKWDESMELTHKALIKIRTFSERKLTLMQLATQVKLS
- the ERMARD gene encoding endoplasmic reticulum membrane-associated RNA degradation protein isoform X12, with the protein product MEATAIALSLMKLTSCLERALGDVFLLIGKDCPFLLRDLLASQELAAVFGQSVMNVLRVFIGSPYGLNLRNILWHGFASPQEIPAKYCSMLLILTAGLGQLLKIYLLQTETILVHRPYIAFTNLKELDIFPDINHEALSLTEELAKISSFVLKTMLPFWVAALTAFRQHRYADCVILLLPQLETGLRLLFATVNKCPNRLLTAESSSLYTTFDEMLTKQLNDKEINQLPLILGEPSMEFLWDFLNHQEGPRVRDHLSHGEINLHEFPREIANQILAFSVTLLCRFSKVEELTAFKEHTAIKPLIICANCYRSRFHPIARLKKQVLKCMKSISSWPELPIVPEEQIQEIPGLERSAETSPCISMTTEILSQLQHHLPQNCYILDDLMNNLLSEKLLVELCSTHICTLYCPRSVLEILVVFRKISTQCHQVSDQVIASTEMRYTQWINKILRSRQRHNYLRMLHSIKFLSPVLRLILMLIILELINIHTICEKNPCDYQQYIKFLKSILQYTENLVTYTSPEKNKWDESMELTHKALIKIRTFSERKLTLMQLATQVKLS
- the ERMARD gene encoding endoplasmic reticulum membrane-associated RNA degradation protein isoform X2, coding for MLQAVLIPTEIQKMSLADPVTTCLSPAVHYMVCKLGFEIEDSHSVNSIVSENGEVCWRTIIELVHYRESDQNVDYIKSVQLLGPLCESVHLHLQSLTMEQFEVQYSLWFQWTNCTELLLEVFAALDSMEATAIALSLMKLTSCLERALGDVFLLIGKDCPFLLRDLLASQELAAVFGQSVMNVLRVFIGSPYGLNLRNILWHGFASPQEIPAKYCSMLLILTAGLGQLLKIYLLQTETILVHRPYIAFTNLKELDIFPDINHEALSLTEELAKISSFVLKTMLPFWVAALTAFRQHRYADCVILLLPQLETGLRLLFATVNKCPNRLLTAESSSLYTTFDEMLTKQLNDKEINQLPLILGEPSMEFLWDFLNHQEGPRVRDHLSHGEINLHEFPREIANQILAFSVTLLCRFSKVEELTAFKEHTAIKPLIICANCYRSRFHPIARLKKQVLKCMKSISSWPELPIVPEEQIQEIPGLERSAETSPCISMTTEILSQLQHHLPQNCYILDDLMNNLLSEKLLVELCSTHICTLYCPRSVLEILVVFRKISTQCHQVSDQVIASTEMRYTQWINKILRSRQRHNYLRMLHSIKFLSPVLRLILMLIILELINIHTICEKNPCDYQQYIKFLKSILQYTENLVTYTSPEKNKWDESMELTHKALIKIRTFSERKLTLMQLATQVKLS